From the genome of Geothrix sp. 21YS21S-4, one region includes:
- the rpsF gene encoding 30S ribosomal protein S6 produces MRRYETIFIASPTLTDEQSDELVKQFEGIIAEQGGELLKTDKWGRKKLAYEIQKFSEGYYTLFEMNAGPTLVAELERRFRNHDAVIKYLSVRMDEAEKAAGRTKQRIEREAKRKAQAGIKERSAEEVMG; encoded by the coding sequence ATGCGTCGCTACGAGACCATCTTCATCGCCTCCCCCACGCTGACGGACGAGCAGAGCGATGAGCTCGTCAAGCAGTTCGAGGGGATCATTGCCGAGCAGGGTGGCGAACTGCTCAAGACCGACAAGTGGGGCCGCAAGAAGCTGGCCTACGAAATCCAGAAGTTCAGCGAGGGCTACTACACCCTGTTCGAGATGAACGCGGGTCCCACCCTCGTCGCCGAGCTCGAGCGCCGCTTCCGCAACCACGACGCGGTCATCAAGTACCTCAGCGTCCGCATGGACGAGGCCGAGAAGGCCGCGGGCCGCACCAAGCAGCGCATCGAGCGCGAGGCCAAGCGCAAGGCCCAGGCCGGGATCAAGGAACGCTCCGCTGAAGAGGTGATGGGATGA
- the pth gene encoding aminoacyl-tRNA hydrolase, which translates to MWTLVPLGNPGPDYQDTRHNLGRLMLQRWMADRNLAPAPSRRFPSGALYPLAPGLQALVPSTYMNLSGEACAQAAAGGLYPRKLILLYDDKDLPLGTGRFRLDGSDGGHNGLRSVFGCLGTGDIARLRLGIGPFQRPLADYVLAPWTEAEWDRIDALDAPFARFLELLAGTEDLGSLANRVNPAAFWEGDGRAASQTSH; encoded by the coding sequence ATGTGGACCCTCGTACCCCTCGGCAATCCCGGCCCCGACTACCAGGACACCCGCCACAACCTGGGGCGGCTGATGCTCCAGCGCTGGATGGCCGACCGGAACCTCGCGCCCGCGCCTTCGCGCCGCTTTCCGTCCGGAGCGCTCTATCCGCTGGCGCCGGGGCTCCAGGCGCTCGTGCCGAGCACCTACATGAACCTCTCGGGGGAAGCCTGCGCCCAGGCGGCGGCCGGCGGCCTCTATCCGCGGAAACTGATCCTGCTCTACGACGACAAGGACCTGCCCCTCGGCACGGGGCGCTTCCGCCTGGACGGCTCCGACGGCGGGCACAACGGGCTGCGCTCGGTCTTCGGCTGCCTGGGGACCGGGGACATCGCCCGACTGCGCCTCGGCATCGGCCCCTTCCAGCGCCCCCTGGCCGACTATGTCCTGGCCCCCTGGACCGAAGCCGAGTGGGACCGCATCGACGCCCTGGACGCCCCCTTCGCCCGGTTCCTGGAGCTCCTGGCCGGGACGGAGGACCTCGGGAGCCTGGCGAATCGGGTCAATCCGGCGGCGTTCTGGGAGGGGGACGGAAGGGCCGCTTCGCAGACTTCCCATTGA
- a CDS encoding 50S ribosomal protein L25, with amino-acid sequence MSQEVLIVPKRDTFGKAAIRDLKKSGMIPAVVYGLNEPPVPIAISPKAVARVIASEAGMNSVMFLQREGTDIKRHVILKDVQRDPITGRLRHVDFMRVDMTHKVRVKVPVRLTGTSIGVKSQGGVLDFAHREIEIECLPSIIPAHIDVDITNLAVGDSIRFEQITLVPNVVFTGDAHQVVCSIHGKAAEEEAAPAAAEPEVAKKGKKDDKK; translated from the coding sequence ATGTCCCAGGAAGTCCTGATCGTCCCCAAGCGCGACACCTTCGGTAAGGCCGCCATCCGCGACCTGAAGAAGAGCGGCATGATCCCGGCCGTGGTCTACGGCCTGAACGAGCCCCCCGTTCCCATCGCCATCAGCCCCAAGGCCGTCGCCCGCGTCATCGCCAGCGAAGCCGGCATGAACTCCGTGATGTTCCTCCAGCGCGAGGGCACGGACATCAAGCGCCACGTGATCCTCAAGGACGTGCAGCGCGATCCCATCACCGGCCGCCTGCGCCACGTCGACTTCATGCGCGTGGACATGACCCACAAGGTTCGCGTCAAGGTGCCCGTCCGCCTGACCGGCACCTCCATCGGCGTCAAGAGCCAGGGCGGCGTCCTCGACTTCGCCCACCGCGAGATCGAGATCGAGTGCCTCCCCAGCATCATCCCCGCCCACATCGACGTGGACATCACCAACCTGGCCGTGGGCGACAGCATCCGCTTCGAGCAGATCACGCTGGTTCCCAACGTCGTGTTCACCGGTGACGCCCATCAGGTGGTCTGCTCCATCCACGGCAAGGCCGCCGAGGAAGAAGCCGCCCCTGCCGCCGCCGAGCCCGAAGTGGCCAAGAAGGGCAAGAAGGACGACAAGAAGTAG
- the ppk1 gene encoding polyphosphate kinase 1 — protein MFHPIPRPEELLNRELSWLDFNARVMEEAEDATVPLLERVKFLSIVSSNWDEFFMVRVAGIWRQIDAGITQPGPDGLTPRQLLERVSSRIHAYSARQHELFHAVLEPQLDSHGIRILDPKNLDEDQRAFVLDYFERSLLPLITPLAVDTGHPFPRLGNRALVLVVELEPEEDLLDGDLPASELSFIHVPTGLASRFLRMPSEAGAHAFIMLEDVVRHHLSRLFLGYAVKSCHAIRVTRDSDLPVEEDPSEDLLKTVEESLRDRRRGAVVRLQYEQGLSSEVLDLLIEEMELSPEDLYPSWGLTAFSDLMQLYGQLDLPHLKDSPMKPLPVPQLDQSGSLFDAIAKNDILLHHPYQSFDDSVVRFVREAADDPKVLAIKMTLYRVTASSPVAAALERAAERGKQVTAIVELRARFDEAANIAWARRLEKTGVHVVYGLPNHKIHCKACLVVRQEAAGIKRYCHLGTGNYNERTSRLYSDLGLLTARPEFGEDLSNLFNMLTGYTRPPRFHQFLLAPQHLKRALRERIHREIAHAREGRPARMILKMNALVDPQLIQLLYEASRGGVGVDLLVRGTCCLRPGVPGLSDNIRALSILDRFLEHARIYHFANDGRAETLLSSADLMPRNLERRVELAFPLVDPLLAAQVVEMMELQLRDTLKGRVLGPDGDVLRRGFDPDGAPLRSQLRIYEHALLASGVGALTQKLGPLDPDI, from the coding sequence ATGTTCCATCCGATCCCCCGACCCGAGGAACTGCTCAACCGCGAGCTGAGCTGGCTGGACTTCAACGCGCGGGTGATGGAAGAGGCCGAGGACGCCACCGTTCCCCTGCTGGAGCGGGTGAAGTTCCTGAGCATCGTCTCCAGCAACTGGGACGAGTTCTTCATGGTGCGCGTGGCGGGGATCTGGCGGCAGATCGACGCGGGCATCACCCAGCCGGGTCCCGACGGGCTCACCCCCCGCCAGTTGCTGGAGCGGGTGTCGTCCCGGATCCACGCCTATTCCGCCCGGCAGCACGAGCTGTTCCACGCGGTGCTCGAACCCCAGCTGGATTCCCACGGGATCCGCATCCTGGATCCCAAGAACCTCGACGAGGATCAGCGGGCCTTCGTCCTCGACTACTTCGAGCGGAGCCTCCTGCCCCTGATCACGCCCCTGGCGGTGGACACGGGCCATCCCTTCCCCCGCCTGGGCAACCGGGCGCTGGTGCTGGTGGTGGAACTGGAGCCCGAGGAGGACCTCCTGGACGGCGACCTGCCGGCCTCGGAACTGTCCTTCATCCACGTCCCGACGGGCCTGGCCTCCCGCTTCCTGCGGATGCCCTCGGAAGCGGGCGCCCACGCCTTCATCATGCTGGAGGACGTGGTCCGCCATCACCTGTCGAGGCTGTTCCTGGGCTACGCGGTGAAGAGCTGCCACGCCATCCGCGTGACCCGGGATTCGGACCTGCCGGTGGAGGAGGATCCTTCCGAGGATCTGCTCAAGACGGTGGAAGAGAGCCTGCGCGACCGCCGCCGCGGCGCGGTGGTGCGCCTCCAGTACGAGCAGGGGCTGTCGTCGGAGGTGCTCGACCTGCTCATCGAGGAGATGGAGCTGAGTCCCGAGGACCTCTATCCGAGCTGGGGCCTGACGGCGTTCTCCGACCTGATGCAGCTCTACGGCCAACTGGACCTGCCGCACCTCAAGGACAGCCCCATGAAGCCGCTGCCGGTGCCGCAGCTGGACCAGAGCGGGAGCCTGTTCGACGCCATCGCCAAGAACGACATCCTGCTGCACCACCCGTACCAGAGCTTCGACGACAGCGTGGTGCGGTTCGTGCGCGAGGCGGCGGACGATCCCAAGGTCCTCGCCATCAAGATGACCCTCTACCGCGTCACGGCCAGCAGCCCCGTGGCGGCGGCCCTGGAACGGGCGGCGGAGCGCGGCAAGCAGGTGACCGCCATCGTGGAGCTGCGCGCGCGGTTCGATGAGGCCGCCAACATCGCCTGGGCGCGCCGGCTGGAGAAGACCGGCGTCCACGTGGTGTACGGGCTGCCCAACCACAAGATCCACTGCAAGGCCTGCCTCGTGGTCCGCCAGGAGGCCGCGGGGATCAAGCGCTACTGCCACCTGGGCACCGGCAACTACAACGAGCGCACCAGCCGCCTCTACTCCGATCTGGGCCTCCTCACCGCCCGCCCCGAATTCGGCGAGGACCTGTCCAACCTCTTCAACATGCTCACGGGGTACACCCGGCCGCCGCGCTTCCACCAGTTCCTGCTGGCTCCGCAGCACCTCAAGCGGGCCCTCCGGGAGCGGATCCACCGCGAGATCGCCCACGCGCGGGAGGGCCGTCCCGCCCGGATGATCCTCAAGATGAACGCCCTGGTGGATCCCCAGTTGATCCAGCTCCTGTACGAAGCCAGCCGCGGCGGCGTGGGGGTGGATCTCCTCGTCCGGGGCACCTGCTGCCTGCGCCCCGGGGTCCCGGGGCTGTCGGACAACATCCGGGCCCTGTCGATCCTCGACCGCTTCCTGGAGCACGCCCGGATCTACCACTTCGCCAACGACGGCCGCGCGGAGACCCTCCTGTCCAGCGCCGACCTGATGCCCCGCAACCTGGAACGGCGCGTGGAACTGGCCTTCCCCCTGGTCGATCCGCTCCTCGCCGCCCAGGTGGTGGAGATGATGGAACTGCAGCTCCGGGACACGCTGAAAGGCCGGGTCCTGGGGCCCGACGGCGACGTTCTGCGGCGCGGGTTCGACCCGGACGGCGCCCCTCTCCGCAGCCAGCTCCGGATCTACGAGCACGCCCTCCTCGCCAGCGGCGTCGGAGCGCTGACCCAGAAGCTGGGACCGCTCGATCCGGACATCTGA